A single genomic interval of Aureliella helgolandensis harbors:
- a CDS encoding DUF58 domain-containing protein: MNASQKYFDPKVLAAVRPLGLRARTLIEGLVAGMHRSPLRGHSIEFAQHREYVPGDDLRQVDWKVYARSDKHYLKQYEDETNLTCYLMLDQSESMLYRGQQSSLSKVETAQLIACVLAYLVVSQQDSAGLITFSDGIDNWLPPSSSPVQFDDIVRVLESGKHNRRTEISETIQQTVQRATKPGLMILLSDLLDDREALLSALRLARYARHDVLVIQILDADELQFPFDQLSRFEGMEDASQVVTDPLLIGGAYRKAIAAYCQALESGCRQLDIDYFRVQTDESLAVCLPNILSSRQLRRS, translated from the coding sequence TTGAACGCATCGCAAAAGTACTTCGATCCTAAAGTTTTAGCAGCCGTTCGACCGCTGGGACTCCGGGCTCGCACTTTAATCGAAGGGCTGGTCGCCGGGATGCATCGCAGTCCGCTGCGCGGGCACTCGATCGAATTCGCCCAGCATCGCGAGTACGTTCCTGGAGATGACTTGCGGCAAGTCGATTGGAAAGTCTACGCGCGCAGCGACAAACATTACCTGAAGCAGTACGAAGATGAGACGAATCTAACCTGCTACTTAATGTTGGACCAAAGCGAGAGCATGCTCTATCGCGGTCAGCAAAGTAGCCTGAGTAAGGTTGAGACTGCCCAGTTGATCGCGTGTGTCTTAGCCTATTTGGTGGTGTCGCAACAAGATAGTGCAGGTCTCATTACCTTCTCGGATGGCATCGACAACTGGTTGCCACCGAGCAGCAGTCCGGTGCAGTTCGACGATATCGTCCGAGTGTTGGAGTCTGGGAAGCACAATCGACGCACAGAAATCTCCGAGACGATTCAACAGACTGTTCAGCGAGCGACTAAACCTGGATTGATGATCCTGCTTAGCGATCTACTCGACGATCGCGAGGCACTGCTCAGTGCGCTGCGGCTGGCACGCTACGCTCGGCATGATGTTTTGGTGATCCAAATCCTCGATGCGGACGAACTGCAATTTCCCTTTGACCAACTCTCGCGTTTCGAAGGAATGGAAGATGCGTCTCAGGTGGTAACCGATCCTCTCCTCATTGGAGGAGCCTATCGCAAGGCAATCGCCGCTTACTGCCAAGCATTGGAAAGCGGCTGCCGACAACTGGATATCGACTACTTCCGCGTGCAGACCGATGAGTCTTTGGCGGTTTGCTTGCCGAATATCTTGTCCAGTCGACAATTGCGGAGGAGCTGA
- a CDS encoding AAA family ATPase — protein sequence MASTAKNSVSGGGDAPAAEDELLALARLSQTLQEVRDELSEIIVGQQAVIEQLLIAMLAGGHCLLVGVPGLAKTLMISSLAKSIDLVFNRIQFTPDLMPADITGTEVIQEDRSTGTREFRFIPGPIFANVVLADEVNRTPPKTQAALLEAMQERQVTAGGRRHALPSPFFVLATQNPIEQEGTYPLPEAQLDRFMFNVLVDYPSQADELEVVLRTTSDSTAEPQVRLTGERLLELTHLVRRIAITPELALVATQIARLTRPSDDQANELVRRCVRWGAGPRASQYIVLGAKARAAMHGSPIVRREDIESVAPSVLRHRMKLNFQAEAEGVTVEQIISDVIQYADRTLSNSESLERIAKVLRS from the coding sequence GTGGCCAGCACAGCCAAAAATTCAGTGAGTGGAGGCGGGGATGCGCCAGCGGCGGAGGATGAGCTGTTGGCGCTCGCACGGCTTAGCCAGACGTTGCAGGAGGTTCGCGACGAACTCTCCGAGATCATCGTGGGGCAGCAAGCGGTGATTGAACAACTGCTAATTGCCATGCTGGCGGGGGGGCACTGCCTGTTGGTGGGCGTGCCAGGACTGGCCAAGACATTAATGATCTCCAGCTTGGCCAAGTCGATCGACCTCGTCTTCAACCGCATCCAGTTTACGCCCGATTTGATGCCAGCGGATATCACTGGCACCGAGGTGATTCAAGAGGATCGCTCCACCGGGACGCGCGAATTTCGCTTCATCCCCGGACCGATCTTCGCCAATGTGGTGCTGGCGGACGAAGTCAATCGTACTCCTCCCAAAACCCAAGCCGCCCTCCTCGAAGCCATGCAGGAACGGCAGGTCACTGCCGGCGGTCGTCGCCATGCGTTGCCCTCTCCCTTCTTCGTGCTAGCTACCCAGAACCCCATTGAGCAAGAGGGAACCTATCCGTTACCCGAAGCACAGCTCGATCGATTTATGTTCAACGTGCTAGTCGACTACCCCAGCCAGGCGGACGAACTGGAAGTGGTGTTGCGTACGACGAGCGATTCTACCGCTGAGCCGCAAGTGCGTCTTACCGGAGAGAGATTGCTGGAGCTGACCCACTTGGTCCGACGGATCGCGATCACTCCCGAGTTGGCTTTGGTGGCGACTCAGATTGCACGCTTGACCCGTCCCTCCGATGATCAAGCGAACGAATTGGTGCGACGTTGCGTGCGTTGGGGGGCAGGGCCGCGGGCTAGCCAATACATCGTCTTGGGAGCCAAGGCGCGGGCGGCGATGCACGGAAGTCCCATCGTGCGTCGCGAAGATATCGAATCGGTGGCACCTTCTGTCCTTCGACACCGGATGAAATTGAATTTTCAAGCTGAAGCCGAAGGCGTCACCGTGGAGCAGATTATCAGTGATGTTATCCAATACGCGGATCGTACTTTGAGCAATAGTGAGAGTCTTGAACGCATCGCAAAAGTACTTCGATCCTAA
- a CDS encoding BatA domain-containing protein: MPLSFTLGPLAVSGFASGWMLLWTAAAAIPIILHLLNRKQQRVAPWAAMQLLRQVIEQESRRLRIEQLLLLLLRTLIPIVLAIALARPFFNVTDAQGIPESELPRLWIVAIDASASMGYQPQDVSRFELAKQQALDLIASTNTGDAYALVQLANPSRAIISRPTFDKSSMLSELRRLELFDTALNLSSGLQWIESIAAEVELSSTLPQDIHVAIYSDLGRNSWLAAVDGDAAVPLKRLQEAASLSIHSVAEGPVANVAVTSLQPSQSHVVVGSQVDMVIELENFADAPVSQLPVQLKANGQTMASTYIDLQPFQRYAVHLSTTLSIAGPAVIEASIPADRLVSDDTRSCVLEVVEQERILVVVPSASQGRDADARTVPLALRPPQTRSDERGGPRQTLAVMSQLELRTADLTNWNAVVLVDLPGLTRSEQLRLDSFAAAGGGVVLLMGRNANPSAWNVSSADGLPLSGFQLIEPSTEELWELDPLDYQSPILQPFQAFPDAGLLSTPIFRFWKIDRSLQTGNEAANRDSEGTTNLENAIERAPLAVDLATTSGQPLITRRRVGAGWVVSLLSAPQSGAARGLFASTDNSTSANATWNAMATWPSFVPLMQQMVIASLEHDFEDKNIFAGQAIRGTTRRTAEAPQVSVQRPDGTQETLAVGQADAQGELKWRFPRTQHRGVYLVRSGAGQEQPYAVNIDPAESALQSLNPSQLPQSARKLAGDAPDTLARKLAVESARPLVSAAQADRISQVLLYGLVALLIAESTLAWWFGRRVA; encoded by the coding sequence GTGCCGTTGTCTTTTACCTTGGGACCTCTAGCGGTTTCCGGCTTCGCCAGCGGTTGGATGCTCCTGTGGACGGCGGCGGCAGCCATTCCGATTATCCTGCATTTGCTCAACCGCAAGCAGCAGAGAGTCGCGCCCTGGGCAGCCATGCAGTTGCTGCGGCAGGTCATCGAACAGGAGTCACGCCGCCTACGCATCGAACAGCTGCTGTTGTTGCTGCTGCGCACTCTAATCCCAATCGTATTAGCGATCGCCTTGGCACGCCCGTTTTTCAATGTCACCGATGCTCAAGGAATTCCCGAGTCAGAGTTACCACGATTGTGGATCGTTGCCATCGATGCCTCCGCCTCCATGGGCTATCAACCCCAGGATGTTTCCCGGTTTGAGCTGGCCAAACAACAGGCCCTTGATTTAATTGCCAGTACGAATACTGGCGACGCTTACGCGCTGGTGCAATTGGCGAACCCGTCACGTGCGATCATCTCTCGGCCAACCTTTGATAAATCCAGCATGCTGTCCGAACTGCGGCGGTTAGAGTTATTCGATACCGCCTTGAATCTCAGCAGTGGTCTGCAGTGGATTGAAAGCATTGCAGCGGAGGTCGAGCTGTCATCGACGCTACCTCAAGACATTCACGTAGCGATCTATTCTGATCTGGGCCGCAATAGCTGGTTGGCTGCCGTGGATGGCGATGCGGCGGTTCCCCTGAAACGCCTGCAGGAGGCAGCCAGCCTCAGCATCCATTCGGTCGCCGAAGGGCCAGTTGCCAATGTTGCGGTGACCTCTCTGCAGCCCTCTCAATCCCATGTGGTCGTAGGAAGCCAAGTCGATATGGTCATCGAGCTGGAGAACTTCGCAGACGCGCCCGTCAGTCAGCTCCCGGTGCAACTGAAGGCAAACGGCCAAACAATGGCCTCCACCTATATCGACCTGCAGCCCTTTCAGCGGTATGCGGTACATCTTTCCACCACACTGTCCATCGCAGGCCCAGCAGTGATTGAGGCATCCATTCCAGCCGACCGACTGGTGTCGGACGACACGCGCTCCTGTGTGCTGGAGGTGGTTGAACAGGAGCGGATTCTGGTCGTCGTGCCATCAGCTAGCCAGGGACGCGACGCCGACGCGCGGACGGTACCATTGGCACTTCGACCGCCACAGACGCGTTCCGATGAAAGAGGAGGGCCCAGGCAGACATTAGCGGTAATGTCGCAGCTCGAACTACGCACTGCAGATCTCACCAATTGGAATGCAGTCGTGCTAGTTGACCTTCCCGGCCTAACACGCTCCGAACAATTGCGATTGGATTCGTTTGCTGCGGCAGGGGGGGGAGTCGTCTTGCTGATGGGGCGCAATGCAAATCCCTCGGCCTGGAATGTGAGTAGCGCAGATGGACTGCCATTGTCGGGTTTCCAGTTGATAGAACCCTCGACCGAAGAGCTTTGGGAGCTTGACCCCCTGGACTACCAGAGCCCTATCCTGCAACCCTTTCAAGCATTTCCCGACGCCGGGTTGTTGAGTACTCCCATTTTTCGCTTTTGGAAAATAGATCGCTCTTTGCAAACAGGCAACGAAGCTGCTAATCGCGATAGCGAGGGGACGACAAACCTAGAAAACGCAATCGAAAGAGCTCCACTGGCCGTCGACTTAGCAACCACCAGTGGGCAGCCTCTGATCACGCGCCGCCGAGTTGGCGCGGGATGGGTCGTGAGTCTGTTGTCAGCTCCGCAGTCGGGTGCCGCGAGAGGTCTCTTTGCCTCGACGGATAACTCGACCAGCGCGAATGCTACCTGGAATGCCATGGCAACCTGGCCTAGTTTTGTTCCTTTGATGCAGCAGATGGTCATTGCATCGCTAGAGCATGATTTTGAGGATAAAAATATTTTCGCGGGTCAGGCGATCCGCGGGACAACGCGACGCACCGCAGAGGCTCCGCAGGTTAGCGTGCAGCGCCCCGATGGCACGCAGGAGACCTTGGCTGTTGGGCAAGCCGACGCGCAGGGTGAGCTGAAGTGGCGGTTTCCTCGAACGCAGCACCGCGGTGTCTATCTGGTGCGCAGTGGGGCAGGGCAGGAGCAACCCTATGCAGTCAATATCGATCCGGCAGAGAGCGCACTACAATCGCTGAATCCCAGCCAGCTACCGCAGTCCGCTCGAAAGCTCGCTGGTGATGCACCGGATACCCTGGCTCGAAAATTAGCGGTTGAATCAGCACGACCTCTCGTATCAGCGGCTCAAGCAGATCGAATCTCCCAAGTTTTGCTGTATGGGCTGGTGGCACTGTTGATTGCTGAATCGACCCTTGCCTGGTGGTTCGGGAGACGCGTGGCTTGA